A window of Raineyella sp. W15-4 contains these coding sequences:
- a CDS encoding ammonium transporter, translated as MAMNTPDTGDTAWVLISAALVLLMTTPALALFYGGMTRTKNMLNMMMMSFAALAGVGVLWVLFGYSAAFGNSLGGLGLLGNPAEAAGLQGLMTKDAVSGTIPTLAFVAFQAAFAIIAVALISGSAADRMKFSAWIVFALVWATIVYFPVAHWVFAFSSSDGSVIGGWIANQLKVIDFAGGTAIHINAGAAGLALAIVLGKRQGFGKTPMRPGNLPLVMLGSALLFVGWFGFNAGSALGANWVASTAFVNTLSATATAVIGWLLVERIRDGHATSLGAASGVVAGLVGITPAANSVSPMGALLLGLVVGAVCALAVPLKFRLGYDDSLDVVGVHMVGGLVGTLLIGLLADPSSPAAVAGLFYGGGFDQLGRQFVGAISVLAYSFILSFVIALVIKKTMGIRVDEETERSGIDIVTHAEQAYDFTAPAGGSPMHVGHSSSAGSTPKE; from the coding sequence ATGGCCATGAACACTCCTGATACCGGCGACACCGCCTGGGTGCTGATCAGTGCCGCGCTGGTGTTGCTGATGACGACGCCCGCTCTCGCCCTGTTCTACGGCGGCATGACCCGCACGAAGAACATGCTCAACATGATGATGATGTCCTTCGCCGCCCTCGCCGGCGTCGGAGTGCTCTGGGTGCTCTTCGGGTACTCGGCAGCCTTCGGCAACTCGCTGGGCGGCCTCGGCCTGCTGGGCAACCCGGCCGAGGCGGCTGGTCTGCAGGGCCTGATGACCAAGGATGCGGTGTCCGGCACCATCCCGACACTGGCCTTCGTCGCCTTCCAGGCGGCCTTCGCCATCATCGCGGTCGCGCTGATCTCCGGCTCCGCTGCGGACCGGATGAAATTCAGCGCCTGGATCGTGTTCGCCCTGGTCTGGGCGACGATCGTCTACTTCCCGGTGGCCCACTGGGTCTTCGCGTTCAGCTCCTCCGACGGCAGCGTCATCGGCGGCTGGATCGCCAACCAGTTGAAGGTGATCGACTTCGCCGGTGGCACCGCGATCCACATCAACGCCGGCGCGGCCGGCCTCGCGCTGGCCATCGTCCTGGGCAAGCGCCAGGGCTTCGGCAAGACGCCGATGCGGCCCGGCAACCTGCCCCTGGTGATGCTCGGCTCGGCGCTGCTGTTCGTCGGCTGGTTCGGCTTCAACGCGGGCTCCGCGCTGGGCGCCAACTGGGTCGCGTCGACCGCGTTCGTCAACACCCTGTCAGCCACCGCCACCGCGGTGATCGGCTGGCTCCTGGTGGAGCGGATCCGGGACGGGCACGCGACCTCCCTGGGTGCCGCCTCCGGTGTCGTCGCCGGCCTGGTCGGCATCACCCCCGCGGCCAACTCGGTCTCCCCGATGGGTGCCCTGCTGCTCGGTCTCGTGGTCGGCGCCGTCTGCGCCCTGGCCGTGCCGCTGAAGTTCCGCCTCGGCTACGATGATTCCCTCGACGTCGTCGGTGTCCACATGGTCGGCGGGCTCGTCGGCACCCTCCTGATCGGCCTGCTCGCCGACCCGTCCTCGCCGGCGGCGGTCGCCGGGCTGTTCTACGGTGGCGGCTTCGATCAGCTGGGCCGCCAGTTCGTCGGCGCGATCTCGGTCCTGGCTTACTCCTTCATCCTCTCCTTCGTGATCGCCCTCGTGATCAAGAAGACGATGGGGATCCGTGTCGATGAGGAGACCGAGCGGTCCGGCATCGATATCGTCACCCATGCCGAGCAGGCGTACGACTTCACCGCCCCCGCCGGGGGCAGCCCGATGCACGTCGGTCACAGCTCCAGCGCCGGCTCTACCCCCAAGGAGTGA
- a CDS encoding P-II family nitrogen regulator: MKLVTAIIKPHRLDPVKDALIALGVSGMTVTEVAGYGRQRGHSEVYRGAEYTVDFVPKIRLEIVIEDADVDRVIQTIVTEADTGKIGDGKIWTVPVDDVIRVRTGERGQDAL, translated from the coding sequence ATGAAGCTCGTCACTGCCATCATCAAGCCGCACCGCCTCGACCCGGTCAAGGACGCCCTGATCGCCCTGGGCGTCTCCGGGATGACCGTCACCGAAGTCGCGGGCTACGGCCGCCAGCGCGGCCACAGCGAGGTCTACCGCGGCGCCGAGTACACCGTGGACTTCGTGCCGAAGATCCGCCTCGAGATCGTCATCGAGGACGCCGACGTCGACCGGGTCATCCAGACCATCGTCACCGAGGCCGACACCGGCAAGATCGGCGACGGGAAGATCTGGACCGTCCCGGTGGACGACGTGATCCGGGTCCGCACCGGGGAACGGGGCCAGGACGCCCTGTAA
- a CDS encoding HD domain-containing protein, whose product MADTSTIRAERMTIAGAPRPSGRGAGALSRAHITALTEEWLRNLWDAATTGHPEPITPGPGIALACSGSLARRESGPLSDLDLELLLDRHCGLGRDAVAELAERLWYPIWDSKLGMDHAVRTIDQSRAAARADLATAASALDVRCLAGDDRVVSTLRGVLAADWRTDARKRLPELEESIQARHARNGDLDQTLDPDLKEGNGGLRDMTVLRALAASWLADYAHDRAEIAHHLLLDTRDALQVVTGRARNELVLQEHDAVAAQLGLDTDEMLRRVSAGGHTVAHELQATLRRALQARAPRRGIPRRRPELRALGDGCYVHEGEIVLGKGADHDDPMLPLVLARHAAAEDLPISDITARNLAGRTPDLPAPWPAAALASFVALLGTGTPLLAVWDALDDAGLISRWIPAWDAIRSRHQRNSVHRWTVDRHIIECVILAAGMTDRVGRPDVLLLSALFHDIGKIAGARDHSATGALIAGEALPRLGVDPGTTQTIVGLVRDHLALAALASREDPEEPAAINRLLGTVHHDPEVLALLAALTEADARATGPGVWTSWRAGRARVFVTAARRRLDEESR is encoded by the coding sequence ATGGCCGACACGTCCACCATCCGCGCCGAGCGGATGACCATCGCCGGCGCCCCACGTCCTTCGGGCCGGGGCGCCGGCGCCCTGTCCAGGGCCCACATCACCGCCCTCACCGAGGAATGGCTCCGCAACCTCTGGGACGCCGCGACCACCGGCCATCCGGAGCCGATCACCCCCGGCCCCGGGATCGCGCTGGCCTGCTCCGGCAGCCTGGCCCGCCGGGAGTCCGGCCCGCTGAGCGATCTCGACCTGGAACTGCTCCTCGACCGTCACTGCGGCCTCGGCCGCGACGCGGTGGCCGAACTCGCCGAACGCCTCTGGTACCCGATCTGGGACAGCAAGCTCGGCATGGACCATGCTGTCCGCACCATCGACCAGTCCCGGGCGGCCGCCCGGGCCGACCTCGCCACCGCCGCCTCCGCCCTGGACGTCCGCTGCCTCGCCGGCGACGACCGGGTGGTCAGCACCCTGCGGGGGGTGCTCGCTGCCGACTGGCGCACCGACGCCCGCAAGCGGCTGCCCGAGCTGGAGGAGTCGATCCAGGCCCGACACGCCCGCAACGGTGACCTCGACCAGACCCTGGACCCCGACCTCAAGGAGGGCAACGGCGGCCTGCGAGACATGACCGTGTTGCGGGCCCTGGCCGCCTCCTGGCTCGCCGACTACGCACACGACCGGGCCGAGATCGCCCACCATCTGCTCCTGGACACCCGCGACGCGCTACAGGTCGTCACCGGTCGGGCCCGCAACGAACTGGTGCTGCAGGAGCACGACGCGGTCGCCGCCCAGCTCGGCCTGGACACCGACGAGATGCTGCGCCGGGTCTCCGCCGGTGGGCACACCGTCGCCCACGAGCTGCAGGCGACCCTGCGCCGGGCCCTCCAGGCCCGGGCCCCCCGGCGAGGGATCCCCCGTCGCAGGCCCGAGCTGCGCGCCCTCGGCGACGGCTGCTACGTCCACGAGGGCGAGATCGTCCTCGGCAAGGGGGCCGACCACGACGACCCGATGCTCCCGCTGGTGCTGGCCCGGCACGCCGCCGCCGAGGACCTGCCGATCTCCGACATCACCGCCCGCAACCTCGCCGGCCGTACGCCGGACCTGCCGGCCCCCTGGCCCGCGGCCGCGCTCGCGTCCTTCGTCGCCCTGCTGGGGACGGGCACGCCGCTGTTGGCGGTCTGGGACGCGCTGGACGACGCCGGCCTGATCAGCCGGTGGATCCCCGCCTGGGACGCCATCCGGTCCCGGCACCAGCGCAACAGCGTGCACCGGTGGACGGTGGACCGCCACATCATCGAGTGCGTCATCCTGGCGGCCGGGATGACCGACCGGGTCGGCCGGCCCGACGTCCTGCTGCTCTCCGCGCTCTTCCACGACATCGGGAAGATCGCCGGGGCCCGCGACCACAGCGCCACCGGCGCCCTCATCGCCGGCGAGGCACTGCCCCGCCTCGGTGTCGATCCCGGCACCACGCAGACCATCGTCGGGCTCGTCCGCGACCACCTCGCGCTGGCGGCGCTGGCGTCCCGGGAGGATCCCGAAGAACCCGCGGCCATCAATCGGCTGCTCGGGACCGTCCACCACGACCCCGAGGTGCTGGCACTGCTGGCCGCGCTGACCGAGGCCGATGCCAGGGCCACCGGTCCGGGGGTGTGGACCAGTTGGCGGGCCGGCCGAGCCCGGGTGTTCGTCACGGCGGCGCGCCGGCGACTGGACGAGGAGTCCCGCTGA
- a CDS encoding ComF family protein: MRLVEAAADLLLGRTCAGCGRAGPMVCPRCAAWVRAYGPRIVRPRPTPRGLPMTVAAAPYTGPMRGLIHRYKEASAWGLAGLLGERLAWAVLTLLHRCAEDGLWTPGPVVLVPAPSRRSAVLRRGSDVTARLAAAAATRVGAATGLPVVMRRLVRMRGRTSDQAGLDAQQRAANLRGNLVVTGGPEVGAVAVPIDDVITTGATMAESARVLRSAGVRVLGAATVAATPRRPSVSGTPRPVAGAPP; this comes from the coding sequence ATGAGGCTGGTCGAGGCGGCGGCGGATCTGCTGCTGGGGCGGACCTGTGCCGGCTGTGGGCGGGCCGGGCCGATGGTCTGCCCTCGCTGTGCGGCGTGGGTGAGGGCGTACGGCCCACGGATCGTCCGCCCCCGCCCGACGCCCCGGGGCCTGCCGATGACGGTGGCCGCCGCCCCCTACACCGGTCCGATGCGGGGTCTGATCCACCGCTACAAGGAGGCGTCCGCCTGGGGCCTGGCCGGATTGCTGGGGGAACGTCTCGCCTGGGCGGTGCTCACCCTGCTGCATCGCTGTGCGGAGGACGGTCTGTGGACGCCCGGCCCGGTCGTCCTCGTTCCGGCCCCGTCCCGGCGATCCGCGGTGCTGCGACGGGGCAGCGATGTGACGGCGCGGCTGGCGGCGGCCGCGGCGACCCGGGTGGGCGCCGCCACCGGCCTGCCGGTCGTGATGCGCCGGCTGGTGCGGATGCGCGGCCGGACCTCCGACCAGGCCGGGCTGGACGCGCAACAGCGGGCGGCCAACCTGCGGGGCAACCTGGTGGTGACCGGTGGCCCGGAGGTGGGGGCGGTCGCGGTGCCGATCGACGACGTGATCACCACCGGTGCCACGATGGCCGAGTCGGCCCGGGTGCTGCGGTCCGCCGGGGTCCGGGTGCTCGGCGCCGCGACGGTGGCCGCGACGCCGAGGCGGCCGTCGGTCAGCGGGACTCCTCGTCCAGTCGCCGGCGCGCCGCCGTGA
- a CDS encoding LpqB family beta-propeller domain-containing protein, whose product MSGNRTSGGRRTVRALLALALATLLGGCVSVPSTGPVIRGDQSSTRPTSQVEIAAQPPAANSSPRAVVDGFLQAMAAYEPDYATARLYLAPSVRDAWQPTSGVTVYADGHAVTESDGKVTLSAPVTGRVDARGAFTPVKDQLTTDFGLQRGADGQWRISAPPQGLLVSQFVFDNFFQHPSLYWPEPGGQYLVPDPVSLAQGRRTPSTLVRALLAGPGDWIAPAVSSAIPAGTSLRSDVAVDSAGVATVDLTGPIDTLDTAQRRLLAGQLTWTLAQLPTVTGVKVLHDGATYALGDLAGQNSVVPVKALPSLAPVPAALDSHLFAIVDRKVVRVDQSDQTSTVVPIPGPFGQGGTVPESLAVTAAADTAAVVTGGGTRVTTIDLSAGTTSATFTGLSRLLRPQYARTGELWLVSGEPGRQRIQIAQGDQLHDIDAGELAGERISSFRLSPDGARMALVIERDGHTALALARVDRHGGTLRVEGLQVIPLVTSGQSQLTSVSDVGWAGPMGLVVLGAGQESTQPSPYRLDLSTVAVQQIGQPDGWQARSIATLPNPESTRMVIVGDQGGAWRYEDAFTWPHLSSTMTAAAYPG is encoded by the coding sequence TTGAGCGGGAACCGTACGTCCGGTGGGCGTCGAACCGTCCGTGCCCTCCTCGCGCTGGCGCTCGCCACCCTGCTCGGCGGCTGTGTGTCGGTGCCCAGCACCGGGCCCGTCATCCGCGGCGACCAGTCCAGCACCCGGCCCACCTCGCAGGTCGAGATCGCCGCCCAGCCGCCGGCGGCCAACAGTTCGCCCCGGGCGGTGGTGGACGGTTTCCTGCAGGCGATGGCCGCGTACGAGCCGGACTACGCGACGGCCCGGCTCTACCTGGCGCCGTCGGTGCGGGACGCCTGGCAGCCGACGTCGGGGGTCACCGTCTACGCCGACGGCCACGCCGTCACCGAGTCCGACGGCAAGGTCACCCTGAGCGCACCGGTCACCGGCCGGGTCGACGCCCGCGGCGCCTTCACGCCGGTCAAGGACCAGCTCACCACCGACTTCGGCCTGCAACGCGGGGCCGACGGACAGTGGCGCATCTCCGCCCCACCCCAGGGGCTGCTGGTCTCCCAGTTCGTCTTCGACAACTTCTTCCAGCACCCCAGCCTCTACTGGCCCGAACCCGGCGGGCAGTACCTCGTCCCCGACCCGGTCTCCCTCGCCCAGGGCCGGCGTACCCCGTCGACCCTGGTCCGAGCCCTGCTGGCCGGTCCCGGTGACTGGATCGCACCCGCGGTGAGCAGCGCCATCCCGGCCGGAACGTCGCTGCGCAGCGACGTCGCCGTGGACTCCGCCGGCGTGGCCACCGTCGACCTGACCGGCCCGATCGACACCCTCGACACGGCGCAACGCCGGTTGCTGGCCGGACAGCTCACCTGGACCCTGGCGCAGCTGCCGACGGTCACCGGGGTGAAGGTGCTGCACGACGGGGCGACGTACGCCCTCGGTGACCTGGCTGGGCAGAACTCCGTCGTGCCGGTCAAGGCCCTGCCGAGCCTGGCGCCGGTGCCGGCCGCGCTCGACAGTCACCTCTTCGCCATCGTCGACCGCAAGGTCGTCCGGGTCGACCAGAGTGACCAGACCAGCACCGTCGTCCCGATCCCCGGCCCGTTCGGTCAGGGCGGGACCGTTCCCGAGAGCCTGGCCGTCACCGCCGCCGCCGACACCGCGGCGGTGGTCACCGGCGGCGGCACCCGGGTGACCACTATCGACCTGTCCGCCGGCACCACCTCGGCGACCTTCACCGGGCTCAGCCGGCTGCTCCGCCCCCAGTACGCGCGCACCGGCGAGCTGTGGCTGGTGTCGGGCGAGCCTGGCCGGCAGCGGATCCAGATCGCCCAGGGCGACCAGCTGCACGATATCGACGCCGGTGAACTGGCCGGCGAGCGGATCAGCAGCTTCCGACTCTCCCCCGACGGGGCGCGAATGGCACTGGTGATCGAGCGGGACGGACACACTGCTCTGGCCCTGGCGCGGGTGGACCGTCACGGGGGGACCCTCCGGGTCGAGGGTCTGCAGGTCATCCCGCTCGTCACCAGCGGCCAGTCGCAGCTCACCTCGGTCAGCGACGTCGGCTGGGCGGGCCCGATGGGGCTGGTCGTGCTGGGGGCCGGTCAGGAGAGCACCCAGCCGAGCCCCTACCGACTCGACCTCAGCACCGTCGCGGTGCAGCAGATCGGGCAGCCGGACGGGTGGCAGGCGCGGTCGATCGCGACCCTGCCGAACCCGGAGAGCACCCGGATGGTGATCGTCGGCGACCAGGGCGGCGCCTGGCGCTACGAGGACGCGTTCACCTGGCCGCACCTGTCCAGCACGATGACCGCTGCGGCCTATCCCGGCTGA
- the mtrB gene encoding MtrAB system histidine kinase MtrB: MARRLPTRVAGAIRWFARALRGFFRHPLDVWRGSLPMRVVTSTVLASTAVLVAAGFLLMQQASDGVMQGKRRAAMAEAEVAFDSAQTQMLTSDLAAGNINEILSKVTIDLDKRGTVSGQYHVLVQGPVSSFRSGGMQPESVPAALSDQVSRTSGVWAAPTLIVYEDGHTEAGWAVGSALNAPGAGRFPVYLVFPLTQETQTLQVLRGAVITTWIILLVGLGLVAAFVARQVVIPVRAAREAAEALASGNMADRMPVRGTDDVARLATSMNNMASELQTRISQLENLSQVQQQFVSDVSHELRTPLTTVRMAGDFIYEAREGFDPATRRSTELLHNELERFASLLDDLLEISRFDAGAAVLSAAKVDLVEIVEAEVDAQRPFAESKQTPIVVRAEEPAYAEVDPRRIQRVLRNLITNAIEHGESRPIEITVVGDERAVAVTVRDHGVGFAADQARMVFHRFWRADPSRARTIGGSGLGLAIAMEDARLHGGTLNAWGRPGQGAQFRLTVPRKPGGLVEVSPLPIVPRDFLDAQAQAAAREPAVPAGAATPTVAPAETGQEAQA, encoded by the coding sequence ATGGCCCGCAGGCTCCCCACCCGGGTGGCCGGAGCGATCCGGTGGTTCGCCCGGGCGCTGCGCGGCTTCTTCCGGCATCCGCTGGACGTCTGGCGCGGCTCGCTGCCGATGCGGGTGGTGACCAGCACCGTGCTGGCGTCCACGGCCGTCCTGGTCGCGGCGGGGTTCCTGCTGATGCAGCAGGCGAGCGATGGGGTGATGCAGGGCAAACGCCGGGCCGCGATGGCCGAGGCGGAGGTCGCCTTCGACAGCGCGCAGACCCAGATGCTCACCAGTGACCTGGCCGCCGGCAACATCAACGAGATCCTCAGCAAGGTCACCATCGACCTGGACAAGCGTGGCACGGTCAGCGGCCAGTACCACGTCCTGGTGCAGGGCCCGGTGTCGAGCTTCCGGTCCGGCGGGATGCAGCCCGAGTCCGTCCCGGCGGCGCTGTCCGACCAGGTCTCCCGGACCAGCGGGGTCTGGGCCGCTCCCACGTTGATCGTCTACGAGGACGGCCACACCGAGGCCGGCTGGGCGGTGGGATCGGCGCTGAACGCCCCGGGGGCGGGCCGCTTCCCGGTCTACCTGGTGTTCCCGTTGACCCAGGAGACCCAGACCCTCCAGGTGTTGCGCGGTGCGGTGATCACCACCTGGATCATCCTGCTGGTCGGCCTCGGTCTGGTCGCCGCGTTCGTCGCCCGTCAGGTCGTCATCCCGGTGCGTGCCGCCCGGGAGGCGGCCGAAGCACTCGCCTCGGGCAACATGGCCGACCGGATGCCGGTCCGCGGCACCGATGACGTCGCCCGGTTGGCCACCTCGATGAACAACATGGCCTCGGAGCTGCAGACTCGGATCAGCCAGCTGGAGAACCTGTCCCAGGTGCAGCAGCAGTTCGTCTCCGACGTCTCGCACGAGCTGCGGACACCGCTGACGACAGTGCGGATGGCGGGGGACTTCATCTACGAGGCGCGGGAGGGGTTCGATCCGGCGACCCGGCGGTCCACCGAGCTGCTGCACAACGAACTGGAACGGTTCGCCTCGCTGCTCGACGACCTGCTGGAGATCTCCCGGTTCGACGCCGGCGCCGCCGTGCTCAGCGCGGCGAAGGTGGACCTGGTCGAGATCGTCGAGGCGGAGGTGGACGCCCAGCGGCCGTTCGCGGAGAGCAAGCAGACCCCGATCGTGGTCCGGGCCGAGGAACCGGCGTACGCCGAGGTGGACCCGCGCCGGATCCAGCGGGTGCTGCGCAATCTCATCACCAACGCTATCGAGCACGGCGAGTCCCGGCCGATCGAGATCACCGTGGTGGGCGACGAGCGTGCCGTCGCGGTCACCGTCCGCGATCACGGCGTCGGGTTCGCCGCCGACCAGGCCCGGATGGTCTTCCACCGGTTCTGGCGGGCCGATCCGTCGCGGGCCCGGACGATCGGTGGCTCCGGCCTCGGCCTGGCCATCGCGATGGAGGACGCCCGGCTGCACGGCGGCACGCTGAACGCCTGGGGCCGGCCGGGACAGGGCGCGCAGTTCCGGCTGACCGTGCCACGGAAACCCGGCGGCCTGGTGGAGGTGTCGCCGCTGCCGATCGTGCCCCGGGACTTCCTCGATGCCCAGGCCCAGGCGGCGGCCCGGGAACCCGCCGTACCCGCCGGAGCGGCCACGCCGACGGTCGCCCCGGCCGAGACAGGACAGGAGGCCCAGGCTTGA
- the mtrA gene encoding MtrAB system response regulator MtrA, whose product MLQLVLQQEGFGTTWVGRGDEAMDTLRAVQPDLVLLDVMLPGKDGVEICREIRAESDVPVVMLTARSDTTDVVAGLEAGADDYIAKPFKAKELIARVRTRLRRLPTEHPAETLTIGDLQISVESHSVRRDSQEIPLTPLEFDLLLALARKPRQVFSREVLLEQVWGYRHAADTRLVNVHVQRLRSKIERDPEHPQIVLTVRGVGYKAGPTAERID is encoded by the coding sequence ATGTTGCAGCTCGTGCTCCAGCAGGAGGGTTTCGGGACCACCTGGGTCGGCCGCGGCGACGAGGCCATGGACACCCTGCGCGCGGTGCAACCCGATCTGGTGCTGCTCGACGTGATGCTGCCCGGCAAGGACGGGGTGGAGATCTGCCGGGAGATCCGGGCGGAGTCCGACGTCCCGGTGGTGATGCTCACCGCACGGTCCGACACCACCGACGTGGTGGCGGGTCTGGAGGCCGGGGCGGACGACTACATCGCCAAGCCGTTCAAGGCCAAGGAGCTGATCGCCCGGGTCCGCACCCGGCTGCGCCGGCTGCCCACCGAGCATCCGGCGGAGACGCTGACCATCGGCGACCTGCAGATCAGTGTCGAGTCGCACTCGGTCCGGCGGGACAGCCAGGAGATCCCGCTCACCCCGCTGGAGTTCGACCTGCTGCTGGCGCTGGCCCGCAAGCCGCGTCAGGTGTTCAGCCGTGAGGTGCTGCTGGAGCAGGTGTGGGGCTATCGCCACGCCGCCGACACCCGGCTGGTCAACGTCCACGTGCAGCGGCTGCGGTCCAAGATCGAGAGGGATCCGGAACACCCCCAGATCGTGCTCACCGTCCGTGGGGTCGGGTACAAGGCCGGTCCGACGGCCGAGCGGATCGACTGA
- a CDS encoding YqgE/AlgH family protein, with product MEVRRPRRGDLLVSTVDVRDGGVFEQSVIFLVDADDDGALGVVLNKRADMTLERVLPDWADVVSVPRVLYRGGPVLPEGAVCLASVKDPEEEPPGWRPVVGRIGLLHLDTPVELVVDTYDDIRIFAGYAGWSPWQLETEIGRGLWYVVPAAYTDVFGHAPWTLWREVLHRQGGELALYATWTDSPHVN from the coding sequence GTGGAGGTACGTCGACCGAGGCGCGGTGATCTGCTGGTGTCGACCGTCGACGTGCGCGACGGCGGCGTCTTCGAGCAGTCCGTCATCTTCCTCGTCGACGCCGACGACGACGGAGCGCTCGGCGTGGTGCTCAACAAGCGCGCCGACATGACGCTGGAACGGGTCCTGCCGGACTGGGCCGACGTGGTCAGCGTGCCGCGCGTGCTCTACCGGGGCGGTCCGGTGCTGCCCGAGGGGGCGGTCTGCCTGGCGAGCGTGAAGGACCCCGAGGAGGAGCCCCCCGGCTGGCGCCCGGTGGTCGGCCGGATCGGGCTGCTGCACCTCGACACGCCCGTCGAACTGGTGGTCGACACGTACGACGACATCAGGATCTTCGCCGGCTATGCGGGCTGGTCGCCGTGGCAACTGGAGACCGAGATCGGCCGCGGCCTGTGGTACGTCGTGCCGGCCGCGTACACCGATGTCTTCGGCCATGCGCCGTGGACCCTGTGGCGCGAGGTGCTGCACCGGCAGGGCGGGGAACTGGCTCTGTACGCGACCTGGACCGACAGCCCGCACGTCAACTGA
- a CDS encoding MauE/DoxX family redox-associated membrane protein, which translates to MPDYPVPDFLVLAPLIVAVTLVVAAVGKWRHPDVDQAAFQGAGLPAWIGSPFVRRWHPVAELVVGLGLIVVPAPWTLLPAVAGVALVTAYLVLVVLAVRAPGPVSCGCFGAADTTPVSGRTLARNILLVVAAAGAVVDAALGGSVVARLAAPTVWGWLLGAALAVAVAVLAVPGGPAAPVPDELVPVAEEDEADLEDYLRAEIPEATLQDPDGHQLPLRALIHRRAQLLLFLSPGCGSCAGIARDLPRWRARELPIGIRAVVSAAALDRSATPAWVETALVDPTGEVGRTLGVLGTPGAVLLGADGLLAGGPVVGSAAVREFYVQIAEQLEEAADVS; encoded by the coding sequence GTGCCCGACTACCCCGTGCCTGACTTCCTCGTCCTCGCCCCGCTGATCGTCGCCGTCACCCTGGTGGTGGCCGCCGTCGGGAAGTGGCGCCATCCGGACGTCGACCAGGCGGCCTTCCAGGGAGCCGGACTGCCGGCCTGGATCGGCTCCCCCTTCGTCCGCCGCTGGCATCCCGTCGCCGAACTTGTCGTCGGCCTCGGCCTGATCGTCGTTCCCGCTCCGTGGACCCTGCTGCCGGCGGTGGCCGGCGTGGCCCTGGTGACCGCCTACCTGGTGCTGGTCGTCCTCGCCGTCCGGGCCCCCGGCCCGGTCTCTTGCGGGTGCTTCGGCGCCGCGGACACCACCCCGGTCTCCGGACGTACCCTTGCCCGCAACATCCTCCTGGTGGTCGCCGCGGCGGGGGCGGTGGTCGACGCCGCCCTCGGCGGATCGGTGGTCGCCCGGCTCGCCGCACCGACGGTGTGGGGGTGGTTGCTCGGTGCCGCTCTGGCGGTCGCTGTCGCGGTGTTGGCAGTCCCCGGTGGGCCCGCTGCCCCGGTGCCCGACGAGCTGGTCCCGGTCGCCGAGGAGGACGAGGCGGACCTGGAGGACTACCTCCGCGCCGAGATCCCCGAGGCGACGCTGCAGGACCCGGACGGTCACCAGCTGCCGCTGCGGGCGCTGATCCACCGCCGCGCCCAGCTGCTGTTGTTCCTCTCACCGGGCTGCGGGTCCTGCGCCGGGATCGCCCGCGATCTGCCCCGGTGGCGGGCCCGGGAACTGCCGATCGGCATCCGGGCCGTGGTCTCCGCCGCGGCGTTGGACCGGTCCGCGACGCCGGCCTGGGTGGAGACGGCGCTGGTCGACCCGACCGGGGAGGTCGGGCGTACGCTCGGCGTCCTCGGCACGCCGGGGGCGGTGCTGCTCGGGGCCGACGGCCTGCTCGCCGGCGGCCCGGTGGTCGGATCGGCGGCGGTGCGCGAGTTCTACGTGCAGATCGCCGAGCAACTGGAAGAAGCGGCCGACGTCTCCTGA